A genomic region of Nostoc sp. UHCC 0702 contains the following coding sequences:
- a CDS encoding carbohydrate porin has protein sequence MDTSIQFQVPNSQLPQNSPTEVEGTSLKTLANQTVLPEKKVLISQQPLADETNPMGQVTSVSELSDVQPTDWAFQALQSLVERYACIAGYPSRDFRGNQALTRYEFAAGLSACLDRVNELITSSTESLARKEDLATLEKLREQFAPELTALRGKVDSLEVRTAEVEANQFSTTTKLIGDVIFVVADTFGDRANNTAANDTKDSTQTFFGSRARLNLQTSFSGRDQLTTLITAGNSIANLASTTGTHMTRFTFDSDGRSDVYLSQITYRFPLSSKANVWVGARALQPAVFTPTLNGGVGGINGAVSRFAAFNHTVYRPGFDGAGLALAYRFNTQLQLNLGYIADNNQAPNPASRNGLFNGTHLAIGQLTISPSRKLDIGLTYTRKYYIGNSGFNLTGGTGSAFARNPFEQNSTISNNFGLEFNWRTSSSLTLGGWFGYTLANRNGTDEDATIIHGALTFGFPDLFKKGNQGGFIIGIPPKVTSTDYRSRSGGSLREDPDTSLHIEAFYTHRLNDNITITPDFYVITKPEHNGNNDPIWVGALRTTFTF, from the coding sequence ATGGATACCTCTATCCAATTCCAAGTTCCCAATTCCCAACTTCCGCAAAATTCCCCGACTGAAGTAGAGGGAACAAGTTTAAAGACGCTTGCCAATCAAACAGTTCTTCCTGAAAAAAAAGTCCTAATTTCTCAGCAGCCTTTAGCAGATGAAACTAACCCAATGGGACAAGTTACGTCTGTTTCAGAACTATCTGATGTCCAACCTACAGATTGGGCATTCCAGGCTTTACAATCTCTGGTTGAGCGTTACGCTTGTATTGCTGGATACCCAAGTCGTGATTTTCGTGGTAATCAAGCATTGACACGCTATGAATTTGCCGCAGGATTGAGTGCTTGTCTAGACCGAGTTAACGAACTGATTACTAGTAGCACAGAGAGTTTGGCAAGAAAAGAAGATTTGGCTACTTTAGAAAAGCTGCGAGAACAATTTGCCCCTGAACTGACAGCGTTAAGAGGGAAAGTAGACTCTTTAGAAGTACGTACTGCTGAGGTGGAAGCCAATCAGTTTTCTACAACTACTAAATTAATTGGTGACGTGATATTCGTGGTGGCTGATACATTTGGCGATCGCGCCAATAATACTGCTGCTAATGATACTAAAGATAGTACTCAAACTTTTTTTGGCTCCCGTGCTAGACTAAACCTGCAAACAAGCTTTAGTGGTAGAGACCAACTAACCACTCTCATCACAGCTGGCAACAGCATTGCTAACTTGGCAAGTACCACGGGAACCCATATGACCCGTTTTACCTTTGATAGTGATGGCAGAAGTGATGTATATCTGAGCCAAATAACATATCGTTTTCCATTAAGCTCAAAAGCTAATGTTTGGGTAGGTGCAAGGGCACTGCAACCAGCCGTTTTTACTCCCACTTTAAATGGCGGCGTTGGTGGGATAAACGGTGCTGTCTCCCGATTTGCAGCATTCAACCATACTGTTTATCGACCGGGCTTTGATGGCGCTGGTTTAGCTTTGGCGTATAGGTTTAATACTCAATTGCAATTAAACTTAGGTTACATAGCAGATAACAATCAAGCTCCTAACCCTGCCAGTCGTAATGGACTTTTCAATGGTACCCATTTAGCAATTGGTCAGCTAACCATATCGCCCAGTCGCAAACTAGATATTGGTCTGACCTACACCCGCAAATACTATATTGGTAACTCTGGTTTTAACCTCACAGGTGGTACAGGCAGCGCTTTCGCCAGAAATCCTTTTGAACAAAACTCTACCATCAGCAATAATTTTGGACTGGAATTTAACTGGAGAACTAGTAGTAGCTTGACTTTAGGCGGTTGGTTTGGTTATACACTTGCCAATCGCAACGGCACAGATGAAGATGCAACCATAATTCATGGCGCACTCACCTTTGGTTTTCCAGATTTGTTTAAAAAAGGTAATCAGGGTGGGTTTATCATTGGCATACCACCTAAAGTTACTAGTACTGATTATCGGTCTAGATCTGGGGGATCGCTTCGAGAAGATCCAGATACTTCTTTACACATCGAGGCTTTTTATACCCATCGGTTGAATGACAATATCACTATTACTCCAGATTTTTATGTTATTACTAAGCCAGAACATAATGGTAATAACGATCCGATATGGGTAGGTGCCCTTCGCACTACGTTTACTTTCTAA
- the ssuD gene encoding FMNH2-dependent alkanesulfonate monooxygenase — protein MQILWFIPTGGDGRYLGTENGRRTATPDYLQQIAQAVDNLGYTGALLPTGPFCEDAWITAASLISVTKRMKFLVAIRPGISSPGVAARMVATFDRMSNGRLLINVVTGGDPIQLAGDGLHLSHDERYELTDEFLTVWRGIISGETVDFKGRYLDIKGGKLLFPPVQKPYPPLWFGGSSAAAKRVAAKHIDAYLTWGEPPEQVAQKIAEVRQLAAEQGRTVSFGIRLHVIVRETESAAWDAANELIEYVDDAAIAKASEALAKSDSEGQRRMSQLHNGSREALEISPNLWAGIGLVRGGAGTALVGDADTVAARMLEYRQLGIESFIFSGYPHLEEAYRTAELLFPRLPLQNEPAPFTQQLSTFGEIASKEKFAKQLTSAS, from the coding sequence ATGCAAATTCTTTGGTTTATTCCCACTGGTGGTGACGGACGTTATTTAGGAACAGAGAATGGCAGACGCACTGCTACTCCTGATTATTTACAGCAAATTGCCCAAGCTGTGGATAATCTGGGCTACACAGGTGCATTACTTCCCACAGGGCCTTTTTGTGAAGATGCTTGGATTACTGCTGCCTCTTTAATATCTGTGACTAAGCGGATGAAGTTTTTGGTGGCAATTCGCCCAGGAATTTCTTCCCCAGGTGTGGCTGCACGCATGGTAGCAACATTTGACCGGATGTCGAATGGCCGATTGTTGATCAATGTGGTGACAGGTGGTGATCCGATACAACTTGCTGGGGATGGCTTGCATCTTAGCCATGATGAGCGTTATGAGTTAACTGACGAATTTCTCACAGTTTGGCGAGGAATTATTAGCGGCGAAACCGTGGATTTTAAAGGACGCTACCTAGATATCAAAGGCGGTAAACTGTTGTTTCCACCAGTACAAAAACCTTATCCGCCGTTGTGGTTTGGTGGTTCATCTGCGGCTGCAAAGCGGGTTGCTGCCAAACATATTGATGCTTACCTAACTTGGGGAGAACCCCCAGAACAAGTAGCACAAAAAATTGCCGAAGTGCGTCAACTAGCAGCCGAACAAGGCAGAACAGTGAGTTTTGGTATTCGCCTGCATGTGATTGTGCGAGAAACAGAGTCAGCTGCTTGGGATGCTGCTAATGAGTTAATTGAGTATGTGGATGATGCAGCGATCGCTAAAGCTAGTGAAGCCTTAGCCAAGTCTGATTCTGAAGGACAACGGCGCATGAGTCAACTGCATAACGGCTCACGAGAAGCATTAGAGATTAGCCCTAATTTGTGGGCAGGAATTGGATTGGTACGGGGCGGTGCTGGTACTGCCTTGGTTGGCGATGCTGACACAGTTGCCGCCAGAATGCTGGAATATCGGCAACTGGGCATAGAAAGTTTCATCTTTTCTGGATATCCCCATTTAGAAGAAGCCTATCGCACTGCTGAATTGTTGTTTCCACGCCTACCTTTGCAGAATGAGCCTGCACCTTTCACACAACAATTAAGTACTTTTGGTGAAATTGCCAGCAAAGAAAAATTTGCTAAACAACTCACAAGTGCGTCATAA
- the ssuC gene encoding aliphatic sulfonate ABC transporter permease SsuC, which yields MAITLRSTKNKGYNISLNELLDHPRIQKIVPWIVPLSVLILWEISSRTGLLSTRILPAPSGVIATAYRLASTGELFQHIAISAGRAISGFIVGGSIGFGLGLLNGFSRVAEKLLDSSLQMLRTIPNLALIPLVILWFGIGDQARLFLVSIGVFFPLYLNTFHGIRSVDPGLIEMGRVYGLKTPQLLWQIIFPGALSSILVGVRFSLGIMWLTLIVAETIAADSGLGYMAMNAREFMQTDVVVLSIVIYALLGKLADAIARGLEAKFLAWNPNYQ from the coding sequence ATGGCTATTACCCTAAGAAGTACCAAAAATAAGGGCTACAATATATCTCTAAACGAGTTGCTGGATCACCCCCGAATCCAGAAAATAGTTCCTTGGATTGTGCCACTTTCAGTATTAATACTTTGGGAAATTTCTTCAAGAACAGGACTACTTTCAACTAGAATTTTACCAGCACCGAGTGGTGTCATTGCCACAGCATATAGATTAGCATCGACTGGAGAATTATTCCAACATATAGCAATTAGTGCTGGACGTGCCATATCTGGTTTTATCGTCGGTGGCAGTATTGGCTTCGGCTTGGGATTGCTCAATGGCTTTTCTCGTGTTGCTGAAAAGTTGTTGGATAGTTCTTTGCAAATGCTCCGCACCATTCCCAACTTGGCATTAATTCCGCTAGTGATTCTCTGGTTTGGTATTGGCGACCAAGCAAGATTATTTCTAGTATCTATAGGGGTTTTCTTTCCATTATATCTTAATACATTTCATGGAATTCGTAGTGTTGACCCTGGATTGATTGAGATGGGCAGAGTCTATGGATTAAAAACACCACAACTGTTGTGGCAAATCATTTTTCCAGGAGCATTGTCTTCGATTTTGGTGGGAGTCCGTTTTTCCTTGGGGATTATGTGGCTAACATTGATTGTCGCAGAAACTATCGCCGCAGATTCTGGTCTTGGTTATATGGCGATGAATGCCCGTGAGTTTATGCAAACTGATGTGGTAGTTTTGAGTATCGTAATCTACGCTTTGCTCGGTAAATTAGCAGATGCGATCGCTAGAGGTTTGGAAGCCAAATTCTTGGCATGGAATCCCAACTATCAATAG
- a CDS encoding ATP-binding cassette domain-containing protein has product MSASIQGTQLSILDLTKVFGNQTVLNTLNLEVAAGEFVAIVGRSGCGKSTLLRLVSGLDKATSGGILLDGEPLRKLSRSVTVMFQDPRLLPWKRVIENVGLGLQGNWRERALWALEKVGLKDRASEWPSVLSGGQRQRVSLARALVSQPRLLLLDEPLGALDALTRLEMQHLIESLWQERKFTAFLVTHDVEEAVALADRVILIEDGHIAMDVAVNLPRPRDRASEVFINIRETVLDRVMSGEKSQANQQLVHSGV; this is encoded by the coding sequence GTGAGTGCAAGTATACAAGGTACACAGCTAAGTATTTTGGATTTGACAAAGGTTTTTGGCAATCAAACTGTTTTAAACACATTAAATTTAGAAGTGGCGGCTGGTGAATTTGTTGCCATTGTGGGACGCAGTGGTTGTGGTAAAAGTACCTTGTTGCGTCTTGTATCTGGATTAGACAAAGCGACTTCAGGTGGGATATTACTAGATGGAGAGCCACTACGTAAACTAAGTCGCTCTGTAACAGTGATGTTTCAAGACCCCCGCTTACTGCCTTGGAAGCGAGTAATTGAAAATGTGGGGTTGGGCTTACAAGGCAATTGGCGTGAAAGAGCGCTGTGGGCACTAGAGAAAGTGGGACTTAAAGATAGAGCTTCTGAGTGGCCATCTGTACTATCTGGAGGACAACGACAACGGGTGTCATTAGCTAGAGCATTAGTAAGTCAGCCACGTTTATTGTTGCTAGATGAGCCTTTGGGGGCATTAGATGCTCTAACTCGCTTAGAAATGCAGCATTTAATTGAATCTTTGTGGCAAGAGCGCAAGTTTACTGCTTTTTTAGTCACTCATGATGTAGAAGAGGCTGTAGCCTTGGCAGACCGAGTGATACTGATTGAAGATGGACATATTGCTATGGATGTAGCTGTGAATCTGCCACGCCCAAGAGACAGAGCTAGTGAAGTATTTATCAACATCAGAGAAACAGTTCTAGACCGAGTGATGAGTGGTGAAAAAAGTCAAGCAAATCAACAATTAGTACACTCAGGTGTTTGA
- a CDS encoding D-2-hydroxyacid dehydrogenase: protein MKLILPIEVAAEIEPHLPSDTKIVLVDSDGNLDNDAHDAEVYLSWFFLKLTSLHQVLAAAPALRWHHAPNAGVNHFLTPAYLERHLILTNGAGVHGIPIAEFVIAYILSHAKHLPELHSLQAERHWKRHFPIQELTDATLLIIGAGGIGQEIAARAKAFNMRIFGSRRHPQELPNFDKVVGADEWRSLLGEVDYVVIATPLTSETKGLIDETVLRSLPPHAYLINIARGAVVDEPALIKALTEGWIAGAALDTVIGEPLSSDSPLWSVPNLFITPHCSGHSPKVKQRSIELFLDNFQRYQAGQPLRNVVDKQAGY, encoded by the coding sequence ATGAAACTCATTTTGCCTATCGAAGTCGCTGCCGAAATTGAGCCTCATCTGCCATCAGATACAAAAATTGTACTCGTTGATAGTGATGGCAATCTCGACAACGATGCCCATGATGCGGAAGTTTATTTAAGTTGGTTTTTTCTTAAACTTACTAGCCTGCATCAAGTTTTAGCAGCAGCACCGGCGCTGCGTTGGCATCATGCACCGAATGCAGGGGTAAATCATTTTCTCACACCAGCTTATTTAGAACGTCACCTCATTCTGACTAATGGGGCTGGCGTGCATGGAATTCCCATTGCAGAATTTGTCATCGCCTACATACTCTCCCATGCTAAACATCTGCCTGAGTTGCACAGCCTACAAGCTGAACGTCACTGGAAAAGACACTTTCCCATCCAAGAATTGACCGATGCTACTTTGTTAATTATCGGTGCTGGTGGTATCGGTCAAGAAATTGCCGCCCGCGCCAAAGCTTTCAATATGAGAATTTTCGGCAGTCGCCGCCATCCCCAAGAACTGCCGAATTTCGACAAAGTTGTGGGTGCAGATGAATGGCGATCGCTCCTTGGAGAAGTTGACTATGTAGTCATTGCTACGCCGTTAACTAGTGAAACCAAGGGATTAATTGATGAAACTGTATTGCGATCGCTGCCTCCTCATGCTTATCTAATTAATATTGCTCGCGGTGCCGTGGTCGATGAACCAGCATTGATTAAAGCTCTCACTGAAGGTTGGATTGCCGGTGCAGCATTAGATACAGTGATTGGAGAACCGCTATCATCAGATAGTCCATTGTGGTCAGTTCCTAATCTATTTATTACACCTCACTGTTCAGGTCATTCCCCAAAAGTGAAACAGCGCTCAATAGAATTGTTTCTCGACAATTTCCAACGCTACCAAGCTGGCCAGCCCTTACGAAATGTGGTGGACAAGCAAGCGGGATACTAA